From the Leishmania donovani BPK282A1 complete genome, chromosome 30 genome, one window contains:
- a CDS encoding p22 protein precursor, putative, producing MSGFDRVPSTSAPTALTVPRRSASDAALADATRRELEEEMGRSDKPEQPTPPAGWQVVRKPGTCTFDLTKSFEGEELVVRYSTNQDSDKANSHDIFVYITQTNGQTMQADLSIEEGELVLNNIRFYDEAALAKDTSAEAEAKRNELYTGPLVHELDYDLLNCVMTYLEKRGVDEKLGEFVVLYSFWAEQQDYEAWLTTMNKFAS from the coding sequence ATGTCTGGATTCGACCGAGTGCCGTCCACAtctgcgccgacggcgctcacggtgccgcgccgctccgccagcgacgccgcgctcgccgaTGCCACCCGCCgagagctggaggaggagatgggtCGCAGCGACAAGCCAGagcagccgacgccgccagccGGCTGGCAGGTGGTGCGCAAGCCCGGCACGTGTACCTTTGACCTCACCAAGTCTTTCGAGGGTGAGGAGCTGGTGGTGCGCTACAGCACGAACCAGGACTCCGATAAAGCAAACAGCCACGACATTTTTGTGTACATTACACAGACGAATGGGCAGACGATGCAGGCGGATCTGAGCATTGAGGAGGGCGAGCTGGTGCTGAACAACATCCGCTTCTACGACGAGGCAGCTCTCGCGAAGGACACcagcgccgaggcggaggcgaagcggaaTGAGCTGTACACCGGCCCGCTGGTGCACGAGTTAGACTACGATCTCCTGAACTGCGTGATGACGTACCTGGAGAAGCGCGGCGTGGACGAGAAACTCGGCGAATTCGTGGTCTTGTACAGCTTCtgggcggagcagcaggacTACGAGGCGTGGCTGACCACCATGAACAAGTTTGCCTCGTAG
- a CDS encoding protein kinase, putative, producing MNSQASSSPLPPAASCVQFRPEQLQLGSGIPLGSGAISQVVQCRLRCAAAPLLPVVVKVVSKIQVLQQGKVQSVMNEKATLQRLAPFPYVVRLYGTAQSEDELYFVLEWLPHGDLLQHIRYVAQERVRQYNEEEAAAGSTASMPSPGAVAGGTAGSVPDGAPVAEASASTGPSKRATAIPASSTALRCLDFHDIQLITAQLVLALEHTADRGVVLRDLKPENVAFDEKYRACLLDFDTADLEGAVNMPETNGGVACPPPVDAAAVDEAESSDGGGGHAAAENGGASSSSRRRRLTVSQIHRMRRKTASFCGTAHYVSPEMVGECKWSFSSDLWALGALVYELVYGEHLFSGMTPFEVLQKVVHGSYVERHELFPHIHFADDADGEAEQCCGERRFAAVKDFIQQLLLTDPQKRLGVHPDTHRFDATALRRHALFDGFQWEPVEAQLRTFRMRRFDLGSSKATSAASGDASCDAREASNDASGASSAALKSLAAACVDPSASLASCYHILPFNDPAYAEYVYRATADANPFEQFFTQEDTEPAPTAAAASHEAAGSAGGSAPGAVPTPAVNSRPEAASVVDDDEVDDVIDDVGMHYTGRPADKYFQDYRDTP from the coding sequence ATGAACTCACAAGCTtcttcttcacctcttcctccagcCGCTTCGTGCGTGCAGTTCCGGCCTGAGCAGCTTCAGCTCGGCTCAGGGATCCCTCTCGGCTCCGGCGCTATTAGCCAAGTTGTGCAGTGCCGTCtacgctgcgccgccgcgcccttGCTGCCGGTCGTGGTGAAGGTCGTCTCCAAGATCCAGGTGCTGCAACAGGGTAAGGTGCAGAGTGTCATGAACGagaaggcgacgctgcagcgcctcgctccGTTTCCGTATGTGGTCCGTCTCTACGGCACCGCCCAGTCCGAGGACGAGCTTTACTTTGTGCTCGAGTGGCTTCCCCATGgcgacctgctgcagcacatccgATACGTGGCACAGGAGCGTGTGCGGCAGtacaacgaggaggaggcagcagctggaTCGACTGCTAGTATGCCTAGTCCCGGTGCAGTAGCCGGTGGCACCGCTGGATCCGTGCCGGACGGTGCCCCGGTGGCGGAAGCATCAGCGTCGACAGGTCCGTCTAAACGGGCCACGGCAATTCcggccagcagcacggcgctcCGCTGCCTCGACTTTCATGACATTCAACTTATAACGGCACAGCTGGTGCTAGCCCTCGAGCACACCGCCGACAGGGGTGTCGTGCTGCGTGACTTGAAGCCCGAGAATGTGGCGTTCGATGAGAAGTACCGCGCCTGCTTGCTGGACTTCGACACTGCGGACCTCGAGGGGGCCGTGAATATGCCGGAGACGAACGGCGGCGTAGCATGCCCTCCACCGGTGGATGCAGCTGCCGTTGATGAAGCCGAaagcagcgatggcggcggtggacacgcagcagcagagaacggcggcgcttcttcgtcttcgcgacggcgccgcctcacGGTCTCTCAAATCCACCGTATGCGGAGGAAAACGGCGAGCTTctgcggcacggcgcacTACGTTTCACCGGAGATGGTGGGGGAGTGCAAGTGGAGCTTCAGCAGCGACCTATGGGCCCTCGGTGCACTCGTGTACGAGTTGGTGTACGGCGAGCACCTCTTTTCTGGCATGACACCGTTTGAAGTCCTCCAGAAGGTAGTCCACGGCAGCTACGTGGAGAGACACGAGCTGTTTCCGCACATCCACTttgccgacgacgcggatggggaAGCGGAGcagtgctgcggcgagcGTCGCTTCGCTGCTGTGAAGGATTTcatccagcagctgctcttgACGGACCCGCAGAAGCGGCTTGGCGTGCACCCCGACACGCACCGCTTcgacgccacggcgctgcgccgccacgcgctgtTCGACGGCTTTCAATGGGAgccggtggaggcgcagctgcgcaccttcCGCATGCGCCGATTCGACTTGGGGAGCTCGAAGGCGACGAGTGCTGCCTCAGGCGACGCGAGCTGTGATGCGCGAGAGGCTTCGAATGACGCTTCAGGTGCCTCGTCTGCAGCGCTGAAGTCGCTTGCAGCCGCGTGCGTCGATCCATCTGCATCGCTCGCCTCGTGCTACCACATCCTCCCTTTCAACGACCCCGCCTACGCAGAGTATGTGTATCGCGCGACGGCGGATGCCAACCCGTTCGAGCAGTTCTTTACTCAAGAGGACACCGAGCCGGCacccacggcagcggcagcatcacATGAGGCAGCGGGCTCAGCGGGTGGCAGCGCGCCTGGTGCAGTGCCGACACCTGCGGTGAATTCCAGACCCGAGGCCGCCTCTGTagtggacgacgacgaggtggaTGACGTCATTGATGATGTGGGCATGCACTACACCGGCCGCCCCGCCGACAAGTACTTTCAGGACTACCGCGACACTCCCTGA
- a CDS encoding ubiquitin fusion degradation protein 2, putative yields the protein MLEITSLGQLLLHVQRSDVVTVIDFYADWCGPCQQIKPQFEQMARYYDPSKVIFAKCNVDRNRDCASRYGVSTIPTFIVFYANERVATVTGGDLGMVQRSIDLAVAQIPETAAPSSAGQTAARRDSVQETQDAFAEQMLRIVEAKSTKNQILEKDSCDAAYALLKAKTPYGLLLLPYLASDAFSAVAIDALFSNIASRAGAERHEEGYLINQVLSHLMQLSTHLSWGDMSVVKQLHRVLLSLLACPRMQTALMTSPFFTNMFITTGTQLEHTTLLGVLFGLGPKPMAAARAPHGDWLAMLEVFSPQKQDEHQQTVYTIQQEMSTLAKMNVRLVQSLLHVKTARDATLRYLGRALQLNEDYLKTMHHDSPISSRYFMIQLQSVLIELALPIFQARANKEDTSSSGGYDYRQIPAHYLLDRLYGPNGVVVSFGSDVERVAHFGDDNPLPRAPSSRDPYKPFIHLFFLAARAVTLCAAVFIDEHDRDERQATHPQASRQQRDFFTAEKLLLEGLLGSTELSASRLEFLNHLAHWLLMVMQVDDQGVLPAQPPAEWGYLPQCLVDCVIRATSMAPLDGLYSDGMISLMLVLMGNTKYFPKPHTHALFPAYLLRLQENYATRKVLEQHPWFSTHIVRACMECYIAVEKSTYERVEVRYELSYAIKTFLKSNLLCEPVREEMESQANNTMLERFSHMAVAEVNEAVDQVIDTLTRMNEMVKAGADLSENAVASDSPQNAAGGSNGEQQQRQTRRQRSNASRNEDVDAGEDGGEGDDEENADGSQTYHERGMSLRSHLMLFTASMDMFIELSLQFPKGVSQNMVAGQISEMLARSLMAFAGPNSRSLKIQNADLYNFRPREVLMRLVDCFTHFRRSKNFLRCLCHCSIPLSDIRSVMRTIVDRQLVSEDLIWKVSEMAAAVTSVSKEVDNEEAVWDDAPDYALDALLSTPLLQPVALPADVKDLNDLVYVNQETLHHLLLSESKHPFTNEPLTEDKVAAFNKRPDVAAAVEGRRAAIQKWLEDVKAAQV from the coding sequence ATGCTGGAGATTACGAGCCTTGGCCAGTTGCTATTGCATGTACAGCGCAGCGATGTAGTGACGGTGATCGACTTCTACGCCGACTGGTGCGGGCCGTGCCAGCAGATCAAGCCGCAATTCGAGCAGATGGCGCGCTACTACGACCCCAGCAAGGTCATCTTTGCCAAGTGCAACGTCGACCGTAACCGCGATTGCGCCAGCCGCTACGGCGTCTCCACCATACCCACCTTCATCGTCTTCTACGCCAATGAGCGTGTTGCAACCGTGACAGGTGGCGACCTTGGTatggtgcagcgcagcatcgATCTCGCCGTGGCCCAAATCCCGGAGACTGCGGCGCCCTCGTCTGCCGGCcagacggcagcgaggcgtgATTCGGTGCAGGAGACGCAGGACGCCTTTGCGGAGCAGATGCTGCGCATTGTGGAGGCCAAGAGTACCAAGAACCAAATCCTCGAGAAAGATAGCTGCGACGCTGCGTACGCGCTACTCAAGGCCAAGACCCCCtacggcctgctgctgctgccctacCTCGCCTCTGACGCCTTCTCCGCCGTGGCCATCGACGCCCTCTTCTCCAACATTGCTtctcgcgctggcgctgagCGGCACGAAGAGGGTTATCTCATCAACCAGGTCCTATCCCACCTCATGCAACTCTCCACCCATCTCTCCTGGGGGGACATGAGCGTTgtgaagcagctgcaccgcgtgctCCTGTCGCTGCTCGCCTGCCCACGGATGCAGACAGCGCTGATGACGAGTCCGTTCTTTACCAATATGTTCATCACAACCGGCACGCAGCTCGAGCACACCACGCTCTTGGGCGTTCTCTTTGGCCTGGGACCAAAGCCtatggcagcggcgcgcgcgccgcacgGGGACTGGCTCGCGATGCTAGAGGTGTTCTCTCCTCAAAAGCAGGATGAGCATCAGCAGACAGTCTACACAATACAGCAGGAGATGAGTACGCTTGCGAAGATGAACGTGCGACTGGTGCAGAGCCTGCTCCATGTAAAGACGGCTCGCGACGCAACGCTGCGGTACCTTGGCAGAGCCCTACAGCTGAACGAGGATTACCTGAAGACGATGCATCACGACAGCCCCATCAGCTCTCGCTACTTTATGATCCAGCTTCAGTCGGTTCTCATTGAGCTCGCACTGCCTATCTTCCAGGCGCGCGCGAACAAGGAAGAcacgagcagcagtggcggttACGACTACCGCCAGATCCCAGCCCACTACCTGCTGGATCGCCTGTACGGCCCAAACGGCGTCGTCGTTTCCTTTGGCAGCGACGTCGAGCGGGTGGCGCACTTCGGCGACGACAACCCGCTGCCCCGCGCGCCGTCGAGCCGCGACCCCTACAAACCTTTCATCcatctcttcttcctcgcgGCCCGTGCTGTCACGCTGTGCGCGGCCGTCTTCATTGACGAGCATGACCGCGACGAGCGCCAGGCGACTCATCCTCAGGcgtcacggcagcagcgcgactTCTTCACCGCGGAGAAGCTCCTGCTTGAGGGCCTGCTCGGGTCGACTGAGCTTAGTGCGAGCCGACTCGAGTTCCTCAATCACCTCGCACACTGGCTCCTGATGGTGATGCAAGTGGATGACCAGGGTGTCCTGCCGGCTCAACCGCCAGCGGAATGGGGCTACCTCCCGCAGTGCCTCGTCGACTGCGTGATTCGCGCCACGAGTATGGCGCCGTTGGACGGCCTTTACTCCGACGGCATGATCTCCCTCATGCTGGTGCTCATGGGCAACACCAAGTACTTTCCTAagccccacacgcacgccctcTTCCCCGCCTACCttctgcggctgcaggagaACTACGCGACACGCAAGGTGCTCGAGCAGCATCCGTGGTTCAGCACCCACATTGTGCGCGCCTGCATGGAGTGCTACATCGCTGTCGAGAAGTCCACATACGAGCGAGTCGAAGTGCGCTACGAGCTCTCGTATGCCATCAAAACGTTCCTCAAGTCGAACCTGCTGTGCGAGCCGGTGCGCGAGGAGATGGAGTCGCAGGCGAACAACACCATGCTCGAGCGCTTCTCGCacatggcggtggcggaggtgaaTGAGGCAGTCGATCAGGTGATCGACACCCTCACAAGGATGAACGAGATGGTAAAGGCCGGCGCGGATTTGTCAGAGAACGCCGTCGCGTCAGACAGCCCGCAgaacgccgccggcggctcGAACGgggagcaacagcagcggcagacgcgccgTCAGCGAAGCAACGCGAGTCGCAACGAGGAtgtcgacgccggcgaggacggcggcgagggggaCGATGAGGAGAATGCTGACGGGTCGCAGACGTATCACGAGCGTGGCATGAGCCTCCGCTCCCACCTGATGCTCTTTACCGCCTCGATGGACATGTTCATCGAGCTGTCTTTGCAGTTCCCCAAGGGCGTCTCGCAGAACATGGTGGCTGGGCAGATCAGCGAGATGCTTGCCCGCAGCCTGATGGCGTTCGCCGGCCCAAACAGCCGGAGCCTGAAGATCCAGAACGCCGACCTCTACAACTTCCGCCCCCGCGAGGTCCTGATGCGTCTCGTCGACTGCTTCACGCACTTCCGGCGCTCCAAGAACTTTCTCCGCTGCCTGTGCCACTGCAGCATTCCGCTGTCTGACATTCGCAGCGTCATGCGCACCATCGTGGACCGCCAGCTCGTCTCGGAGGATCTCATCTGGAAGGTGTCtgagatggcggcggcggtgacgtcCGTGTCCAAGGAGGTGGACAACGAGGAGGCCGTCTGGGACGACGCGCCGGACTACGCCTTGGATGCGTTGCTCTCCACCCCGCTCCTCCAGCCTGttgcgctgccggcggacgTGAAGGACCTGAATGACCTGGTGTACGTCAACCAGGAGacgctgcaccacctcctcctgtCCGAGAGCAAGCACCCTTTCACGAACGAGCCGCTGACGGAGGACAAGGTGGCGGCTTTTAACAAGCGCCCTGACGTGGCGGCCGCTGTGGAGGGGCGACGGGCTGCTATCCAGAAATGGCTGGAGGACGTCAAGGCTGCCCAGGTGTAG